Below is a window of Agrobacterium vitis DNA.
GGCCCGAAGCGCCTTGCAGTTTTTCCAGTGCTTTCAGAGCAACCGAAACCTCGACGCCGGTGGAAATGGCAAGACCGGCGGACACCAGCGCATTGGCAATCTGGAAATCCCCCGCCAGCGGCAGATCAACCTCATAAATCGCGCCTTGATGATGAATTTCGGCAATCTGCTTGTGGCGGAAGTGCTCGACCCGTTTCAGGCTGAGAAAATCCCCGGCCCGGCCAACGGTGCGCACATCATGACCCGCCTGCCTTGCCACCCGGATTGCTTCCGCCGACCATTCGTCATCGGCAAAGATCACCGCAGGAGACCCCTTGGGCAGCAGGGTGTCGAACAGGCGCATCTTGGCGGCCATGTAATCGGCAACGGTTGGATGATAATCCATATGGTCGCGGCCAAGATTGGTAAAGGCGGCAGCGGCAAGCCGCACACCATCCAACCGGCTCTGGTCGAGACCATGGCTGGAGGCTTCCATGGCCGCGTGGGTCACGCCCTCTTGCGCAAGGTCTGCCAGCAATTGGTGCAGGGCAACCGGATCGGGCGTGGTCAGCGAACCGTAATCGCTGCGAGTTGGGGAAATCACCCCGGTCGTGCCAATCTGCGCACTGGCAAGCCCGGCATACGCCCAGATCTGGCGGGTGAAAGAGGCAACCGATGTCTTGCCCGCCGTGCCGGTTACCGCCACCATGGTTTCCGGCTGACCGGAATAGAAGCGGGCGGCAAGACGTGCCAGCGCGTGGCGCGGCTGGTCGGTAACCAGAGCCGGAACGGCAATATCCAGATGAGAACCGGAGAGCACGGCAGCAGCGCCCCGCGCTACCGCATCGGCAACGAAACCCGCGCCATCGGCCTTGACGCCTTGCAAGGCCACGAACAGCATGCCGGGTTCAACCTTGCGGCTGTCGGCGGTTAGGCCGGTGATTTCAACGTCGCCAACCAGACCATCCAGTGGTCCGGTCAGATCCCCAAAATCGCCGCTGGCGAGATCTCGCAATTTCATCGTCTACCTGTCCCCTGCCGCGCAGCAGGAGCAGAGCCCTGCGGCAACGGCGAATCAATCACCCTCAATATGAGACGAGCATATCATTGCCCACCTGACCATAATTGGGTTCTACACCGAGAATTGGGGCCGTTCTGCGAATAACGTCACGCACGATCGGCAAAGCGGTAAAGGCGGAAATCGTTCCTCCACCCTCGCCGCTCAAGGGTTCGTCGATAAAGCTTAGAACCACATAGCGCGGCTTGCTCATCGGGAAGGCACCCAGAAATGCGTTGAAATTCAGCTTGTTATCGTAGCGACCGTTGACGACCTTATCGGCTGTCCCCGTTTTGCCGCCGACATCGAGACCGGGGACGCGCGCGCCACGACCGGAACCGTTAATGCCGTTATATTCAAAGAGATAACGCATATCGGCGCTGGTGGATGGCTTAAGCACCGCCTCGGCCACTTCATTGGCCTCATCCACAGTGCGCGGCAGGAATGTCGGCTGGATCAGTTTGCCGCCATTGATGAGTGCCGCACCGGCAACCGCCGTCTGCAGCGGCGTCGTTGCAACACCGTGACCAAATGAAATGGTGACCGAGCTGATCTTCTTCCACTCGCCCCGTGGCTGAGACGGCATTTTTACTTCCGGCAGTTCCGTCTTCATCTTGGTCAGAAGACCGAGACGGTTCAGGTATTCCTTCTGCTCGGGAATACCGACCACGTCGATGATCTTTGCCGTGCCGATATTGGAGGAATATTTGAAAATATCGGGAACGCTCAGGAATTTGCTCTGGCCGTGAAAGTCGTGAATGGTAAATCCACCGATTTTCAGTGGATAGCGTGCATCGAACACGTCGGTCAGCTTCACCCGACCGGTATCAAGCCCCATCGCCATCGTGAAAGATTTAAAGGTCGAGCCCATTTCGAACGTACCGTTCGACATCCGGTTCAACCAGCCTTCCTTAGCGCCTTCCTCGGGCTTGTTGGGGTCGAAATCGGGATAGGACGCCATGCCCAGCACTTCGCCGGTCTCGACATCCAGCACCACGGCACCCGCCGACTTGGCCTTGAAATTCACCTGGGCTGCCGCCACCACGTCATGCACGATATTCTGGACACGCAGGTCGATGGAAAGCTTGACCGGTTCCAGCGGCGCATTGCTGGTCATGCCGAGATCGGCCAGATCCGCCAGGCCCTGATTGTCGATATATTTTTCCATCCCGGCCATGCCGCGATTGTCGATATTGACGAAACCGACAATATGGGCCGCCGTGGAACCGCCGGGATAGAAACGGCGAATTTCCGGACGGAAGCCAATGCCGGGAATGCCCAGCGCCAAGATCTGGCTCTGCTGCTTGGGCGTCAACTGACGGCGAAGCCACTGGAAATGCGATTTCGACGAGAGTTTCTTGTAGGTGTCGCGGCTATCGAGATCAGCCAGCACCGTTTGCAGCTTTTCGACGGCTTCATCCACATCGACAATCTTATGCGGCTCTGCAAACAGCGACACCGTCCTGATATCGGTGGCCAGAACCTGGCCATTGCGATCGAGAATATCGGGACGCGCCGCCATCAGCCGATCCGGCGGCATGATGCTGGAGGTGCTTTCGGGATGGGCATAGCCGTATTGCACCAGCCGACCGCCAATCACGCCATAGACCAGCGTGAAACCGAGGATCAGCAGGCCGACGCGGCGCTTGGCCATATCGGCCTTGCGCTTGCCAGCGCCTTCGAACGCACGGCCCTTGCCGCGCACGGCGCCACGGCGCACATCGGTGGAGAAATGGGCCCGGCTTTTCAGGAGCATCATGCGAGAAAGAAAAGTCATCAGCGTTTCACCGATCCGGTTATGACCTTATCCATCGGCACGGGGACCGGTTTACCATTCACCATCTTAATGCCATCCGCGATCTTGGGACCGCCTGTCTTGGCCGCCGGGGCCTGTACCACAGGCACCTGGGATTTCAGCATCGGCAATTCATTGGCTCGCGCCAACTGGTTGGGATCGGTCTGCTGGAGCTTCAGCTCCTGACCAAAGGTATTGGCCAGTTTTTCGAGACGATTCGGCTGGGTCAACAAGGCCCAGTCAGCCTGGAGAAGCTCGATCGTATCCTTCTCCAGCTTGATCTCGGCTTCGATACGCTTCAGATCCTGCACTTTCTCATCGGTATTGTGCTTGATCTGGTACGTTACGGCTGCCGCTGCCGCCATGGCGCCAATCATCACGATGTCAAAGGTTCGCAACATGGTTCAGGCCCCCAACCGTTCGATTTCCGCAAGATCCGGCAAATCGAAAATGGAAAAATCGGCCTTCATGGCTGGATGTGCGGTACGGATGCCCGCGCGTAGTTTTGCAGAACGGGCACGAGGATTGATCTCGGCCTCCTCTTCTGTGGCTGTCACCATTCCCTTACCGACCGGCTCAAAGGTTGCCGGGCGCTCGAACGCCATAGGCATATGGCGCGAACCGGCGGCCTTGCCGGAACGGTCTGAAAAGAATTTCTTGACGATACGATCTTCAAGCGAATGAAAGGTGACGACAACCAGCCGCCCACCCGGCTTCAAGGCCCGCTCGGCAGCAAACAGTGCCTCGGCCAATTCGCCAAGCTCATCATTGACGAAGACCCGCAAGGCCTGAAACACCCGCGTCGCCGGATGTATCTTGTCCTTCGCCTTGCGCGGCGTCACGATCTCGATCATGCCCGCCAGATCGCGTGTGGTCTGGAAAGGATGATTGACGCGGCGCTTTTCGATGGCGCGCGCAATGCGGCCGGATTGCTTTTCTTCGCCCAGAAAGCCGAAAATCCTGATGAGGTCACCAACCTTGGCCCGGTTGACGACATCGGCGGCAGACACGCCCGTGCCGGACATCCGCATATCGAGCGGCCCGTTGCGCTGGAAGGAAAACCCACGCTCGGCCTCATCAATCTGCATGGAGGAGACGCCTATATCCAGCACGATGCCATCCAGCCCGCCTTCGGGGGCAAAATTATCCAGCGTGGAAAACCGGGTATGGTGAAGCGTGAGATGACCCGCCCGAGAGGCGACCATGGCTTGACCGCCAGCAATGGCGTTCGGATCACGGTCGAGCGCGATTACATCAGCGCCAGTATCGAGAATGGCTGAGGTATAACCACCCGCTCCAAACGTGCCATCCAGGATAACCTTACCGGCAGAGGGCTCGAGGGCATCTATGACAGGCTCGAGAAGAACCGGAATGTGACGGACCGGTCCGCCTTCGGCTTCAGCATACCCTCCGCCAAGATCCGTCACCATTCCGCTTCTCCGTCTCAAACTATCTCCACTTTTCTTTGAAAAGTGGAGATAGTCTACATCATTGCATTTGCGCATTTCAGGACGGAAAACCGGTTTCCACTTTTCCTGGAAATGCTCTAACTGGACCCCGCCCTCTTCAGACCAAGTCCCCTTCTTGCCGCCGCCTGCGCCTCGTGAAACGCCTGCGGCTGCCACACTTGAAAATGATCCGAGCGACCGACAAAGGTCACCTCGGACGCAATCCCCGTAAAGTCGCGGATAAAATCCGTGACCATCAGACGCCCCTCGCTGTCGAGGCGCATGAAAACGCCGCCCCCATGTACGAGAAGCGACATTTCGTTGGCAACCGGCGAAAACGGATCCTCGCCGACAATTTGCCGTTCGTAGCGCTCCAACAGATCCGGACCACCGATACTGATCGCCGGAAAGGTGAAATCCTGGAAGCAATAAAGCTCCTGAATGCCCCGCCCCACCAGAACAGCACGAAACGCCGCCGGAACGGAAACCCGCCCCTTCGCATCGATCCGGTTCGTCGCATTGGACAAGAAGCGGTTCATAACGCTTTACCGCCGCCCTTTTCCCATCTACGCGGCCCACACATCCGCATTTCCATTGATACACCCGAGCAGGCATGCCCATTGCCGCAAGGTCGAAACAGGAAAAATAGCCCTTCAGGACCTGCTTCGCAGTTTCGCATGTCGGGGCCGTTATTCGCCCCTCGGCAGTGCAATTATGGGATAACATGGGACACCATGGGCGTCAATGGGATTAGGGTTGGCAAACCAGTCTACTGCATCGGAAATTTATAACCCGTTAAGATTAATGAATAGTTATTACGGCTTGCGGGCAGCAAACTACCTATATCCGCAAGCATGCTTTTTAAGCACTTGAAAATAAATGTAAATTAGAAGGTGAAGGCAAAAATGACGCGGGTGCGCCTTTGCTTTTTCAACCCGAAGCGACGCCTTTGAGCGGCCCGCGATAGGAAACACCAGTCGGCCTGTAAGCCGGGTTCTGTATGGCCCCGGTTTCCCGGAACGTGGCAGCCATTCATCTGGGACGATACTTGCGCACCGCCTCTCGCAACCCACCCGGATGACTGGCCCGAAAACCGGCTGTAGCGCAACTTGCGTTGCACCCGCGTCATCCCTATTCGGTCTTGCTCCCGGTGGGGTTTACCATGCCGTCCCTGTCACCAGGAACGCGGTGGGCTCTTACCCCACCCTTTCACCCTGACCCCGATAAACGGGGCGGTCTGCTTTCTGTGGCACTTTCCCTGAGGTCGCCCTCGCCGGACGTTATCCGGCACCGTGTTTCCGTGGAGCCCGGACTTTCCTCACCCTACCGCCTTTCGGCATTGGTAAAGCGCGGCTGCCCGGCCGACTGGTTCGGCGTGATTAACGGAGACATCTGGAGAAAGCCACCGAAATCATCCGCTCAGACGAAAACAGGGGTGAAATCTGCATCATAACCCTCATGCGCAATCGTGCCGCGCAGGATAAACTCGGCACCCAAACGGCCAATTTCATCCGAGCTTTTCGCCGCCGCCCCGCAGCCACCGGTCAGAACGGCGATGCGCGGGCTGTCGCTAAACCCGATGGCCGGATAGCCGCTCCCCGTAAAGGAGGTCACACAGGGTGCCATCGACACCGGCGCCTGAGCAACTCCTGGCACCAGCGATCTGCAAATGAGCGCCAGATGATCGCGGGCGCTTTCCCGTCCGCCACCCCTGAACCAGGCTCGGATTTCGGGCTCCGTCTTCAGCCTGACATCATCGGGATCGCCGCCGATTTTGAGATAGGTTTTACCGTCAGGATAGCGCACCGGTGGCAGCAGATAGATATGATCGCGCGGATTGGACGGCTCGTGAATGAGCGACGGCATGCCGTGATAGGCTGGCAGATCCTGATCGGCGATTTCGAAAAAGGTAACGGTGCGGGCATAAACCGACAGATCGATCCGGCGCGGCAACAACGTGTCGGCAATGGAAAACCCGCCCGTGGCAACCAGCAGCTTTTCGGCTTTCAACGCCTTGCCGCCTGCGGTCGTGACCACCGCATGTCCGCCCTCGTCACGAATGCCGATAACCACATCGTTGATCAGAGACGCTCCCGCCCGAGCCGCCAGCAGCGACTGGGCCTCCACCAACCGGCGCGGATTGACGTAGCCGGCGTGATGCGCCTCATAAATCCCAATGGAAACAGGCTCGAAACGGAAATAACCGAAATGCTCAGCA
It encodes the following:
- the rsmH gene encoding 16S rRNA (cytosine(1402)-N(4))-methyltransferase RsmH; translation: MVTDLGGGYAEAEGGPVRHIPVLLEPVIDALEPSAGKVILDGTFGAGGYTSAILDTGADVIALDRDPNAIAGGQAMVASRAGHLTLHHTRFSTLDNFAPEGGLDGIVLDIGVSSMQIDEAERGFSFQRNGPLDMRMSGTGVSAADVVNRAKVGDLIRIFGFLGEEKQSGRIARAIEKRRVNHPFQTTRDLAGMIEIVTPRKAKDKIHPATRVFQALRVFVNDELGELAEALFAAERALKPGGRLVVVTFHSLEDRIVKKFFSDRSGKAAGSRHMPMAFERPATFEPVGKGMVTATEEEAEINPRARSAKLRAGIRTAHPAMKADFSIFDLPDLAEIERLGA
- a CDS encoding NAD(P)/FAD-dependent oxidoreductase; amino-acid sequence: MTDQVFKYLIIGRGMMGAAAARHLALQTDGVALVGPDEPADKQSHEGVFASHYDEARITRTIDGDPVWAKLAHASIARYSEIEQQSGIRFYHEAGCLIVGTSPDGHSDYVDKAARAAEGLGISTQSFDHAGLAEHFGYFRFEPVSIGIYEAHHAGYVNPRRLVEAQSLLAARAGASLINDVVIGIRDEGGHAVVTTAGGKALKAEKLLVATGGFSIADTLLPRRIDLSVYARTVTFFEIADQDLPAYHGMPSLIHEPSNPRDHIYLLPPVRYPDGKTYLKIGGDPDDVRLKTEPEIRAWFRGGGRESARDHLALICRSLVPGVAQAPVSMAPCVTSFTGSGYPAIGFSDSPRIAVLTGGCGAAAKSSDEIGRLGAEFILRGTIAHEGYDADFTPVFV
- a CDS encoding UDP-N-acetylmuramoyl-L-alanyl-D-glutamate--2,6-diaminopimelate ligase; this translates as MKLRDLASGDFGDLTGPLDGLVGDVEITGLTADSRKVEPGMLFVALQGVKADGAGFVADAVARGAAAVLSGSHLDIAVPALVTDQPRHALARLAARFYSGQPETMVAVTGTAGKTSVASFTRQIWAYAGLASAQIGTTGVISPTRSDYGSLTTPDPVALHQLLADLAQEGVTHAAMEASSHGLDQSRLDGVRLAAAAFTNLGRDHMDYHPTVADYMAAKMRLFDTLLPKGSPAVIFADDEWSAEAIRVARQAGHDVRTVGRAGDFLSLKRVEHFRHKQIAEIHHQGAIYEVDLPLAGDFQIANALVSAGLAISTGVEVSVALKALEKLQGASGRLELVGQAKSGALAYVDYAHKPDALEKVLTAVRPFTSGRIIVVFGCGGDRDKGKRPIMGEIADRLADIVIVTDDNPRSEVAATIRGEVMAASPKGIEIGDRAQAIRAGVAMLATGDTLIVAGKGHEEGQIVGAQTLPFSDHAEIRKAMEEFHP
- the ftsL gene encoding cell division protein FtsL, whose translation is MLRTFDIVMIGAMAAAAAVTYQIKHNTDEKVQDLKRIEAEIKLEKDTIELLQADWALLTQPNRLEKLANTFGQELKLQQTDPNQLARANELPMLKSQVPVVQAPAAKTGGPKIADGIKMVNGKPVPVPMDKVITGSVKR
- a CDS encoding peptidoglycan D,D-transpeptidase FtsI family protein; translated protein: MTFLSRMMLLKSRAHFSTDVRRGAVRGKGRAFEGAGKRKADMAKRRVGLLILGFTLVYGVIGGRLVQYGYAHPESTSSIMPPDRLMAARPDILDRNGQVLATDIRTVSLFAEPHKIVDVDEAVEKLQTVLADLDSRDTYKKLSSKSHFQWLRRQLTPKQQSQILALGIPGIGFRPEIRRFYPGGSTAAHIVGFVNIDNRGMAGMEKYIDNQGLADLADLGMTSNAPLEPVKLSIDLRVQNIVHDVVAAAQVNFKAKSAGAVVLDVETGEVLGMASYPDFDPNKPEEGAKEGWLNRMSNGTFEMGSTFKSFTMAMGLDTGRVKLTDVFDARYPLKIGGFTIHDFHGQSKFLSVPDIFKYSSNIGTAKIIDVVGIPEQKEYLNRLGLLTKMKTELPEVKMPSQPRGEWKKISSVTISFGHGVATTPLQTAVAGAALINGGKLIQPTFLPRTVDEANEVAEAVLKPSTSADMRYLFEYNGINGSGRGARVPGLDVGGKTGTADKVVNGRYDNKLNFNAFLGAFPMSKPRYVVLSFIDEPLSGEGGGTISAFTALPIVRDVIRRTAPILGVEPNYGQVGNDMLVSY
- the mraZ gene encoding division/cell wall cluster transcriptional repressor MraZ — encoded protein: MNRFLSNATNRIDAKGRVSVPAAFRAVLVGRGIQELYCFQDFTFPAISIGGPDLLERYERQIVGEDPFSPVANEMSLLVHGGGVFMRLDSEGRLMVTDFIRDFTGIASEVTFVGRSDHFQVWQPQAFHEAQAAARRGLGLKRAGSS